One genomic segment of Nitrososphaera sp. includes these proteins:
- a CDS encoding alpha-aminoadipate/glutamate carrier protein LysW has protein sequence MVKCPECDAEIKVPADSIEGEIVTCPDCGASYELVKAAEGFGIKPAQVVGEDWGQ, from the coding sequence TTGGTCAAATGTCCAGAATGCGACGCAGAAATCAAGGTCCCCGCAGACTCCATCGAGGGAGAAATTGTAACCTGTCCGGATTGTGGCGCTAGTTATGAGCTGGTCAAGGCAGCCGAGGGCTTTGGTATCAAGCCCGCCCAGGTTGTTGGAGAGGACTGGGGTCAGTGA
- a CDS encoding 2-isopropylmalate synthase, which translates to MSLKTDDPNFYAHQYNRWSEDEPARKISILDSTLREGEQHPGVSFTIKQRIQIAWMLDSFGVDQIEISPVVSQDHLEATKTIIKQGLRADIVAHVRAIKSDVDLALNCDPTWVATYMGISDIHLAAKLKISREEAKIRALEVADYIKAHGLKSRFTMEDASRTSPEFLIEMCKEMNKRGIERISIPDTVGIMRPRGMYNLIKLVRDNIDTSKSKLDVHCHNDVGLALANALAGCDAGADQIHTTIDGFGERTGIPSLAETAVALTLIYRSNNDLRLHMLRDLSKTISDYTSMPVPESKPIVGDSAYKHKAGTHLAAILRNPAAYEILEPKTVGNRRKIVFGELAGKNGAAYLLTLLGLETTKHEAETLAKGLKELRMGDILELYLDDRLERKILNDAPMKVTEVKE; encoded by the coding sequence ATGTCCCTGAAAACCGACGACCCGAACTTTTATGCTCATCAGTACAATCGCTGGTCAGAAGACGAGCCAGCAAGAAAGATCAGTATCCTGGACAGCACGCTTAGAGAGGGAGAGCAGCATCCAGGTGTTTCGTTTACTATCAAGCAGCGCATCCAGATTGCTTGGATGCTCGACTCTTTTGGAGTCGACCAAATAGAAATCAGCCCGGTGGTTTCTCAGGACCATCTTGAGGCAACAAAGACCATAATAAAGCAGGGCCTTCGCGCGGACATTGTAGCCCACGTCCGCGCAATCAAGTCTGATGTTGACCTTGCGCTTAACTGTGATCCAACCTGGGTCGCCACCTACATGGGAATCTCTGACATACACCTTGCAGCGAAACTAAAGATTTCGCGCGAAGAGGCCAAGATAAGGGCTCTCGAGGTAGCAGACTACATCAAGGCGCATGGTCTCAAGTCACGCTTTACCATGGAAGATGCAAGTAGGACCTCTCCGGAATTTCTCATCGAGATGTGCAAGGAGATGAACAAGAGGGGGATTGAAAGGATAAGCATCCCGGACACTGTAGGAATCATGCGGCCCCGGGGAATGTACAATCTCATAAAATTGGTCAGAGACAATATCGACACGTCCAAGTCAAAGCTCGATGTCCACTGCCACAACGATGTCGGCCTTGCCTTGGCAAACGCGCTCGCCGGCTGCGATGCAGGAGCGGATCAGATCCACACGACCATTGACGGCTTTGGCGAAAGAACGGGCATCCCGTCACTTGCGGAAACTGCAGTCGCGCTGACTCTGATTTACCGCTCGAACAACGACCTACGGCTGCATATGCTAAGGGACCTCTCAAAGACCATTTCAGACTATACCTCAATGCCGGTGCCAGAATCAAAGCCGATAGTTGGCGACAGCGCATACAAGCATAAGGCCGGAACCCATCTGGCCGCTATCCTGAGAAATCCAGCGGCATATGAAATTCTCGAGCCCAAGACTGTCGGGAATAGGCGCAAGATTGTCTTTGGCGAGCTTGCGGGAAAGAACGGAGCCGCCTACCTCCTGACGCTTCTTGGCCTTGAAACAACCAAGCACGAGGCCGAGACCCTTGCCAAGGGCCTGAAGGAGCTTCGGATGGGGGACATATTGGAGCTGTACCTTGACGACAGGCTTGAGAGAAAAATACTTAATGACGCGCCAATGAAGGTAACCGAGGTAAAGGAGTAG
- the argH gene encoding argininosuccinate lyase: MMYRSRPKGELDSDALDFLSSMQEDKAILGYDILGTEAHVLMLHKQKYLTAKELKAVLAALELAKSKPLLIRTEGFEDIHEALEGFVATEAGTEAGGKMHTARSRNDQVALDTRMKIRDDINLISSALLDLVEVLIRRAKQNKCTVMLFYTHLQQAQIGTLSHYFLAFAYSLLRDVERLSEAYRRVNRSPLGSCAILGTSMNIDREFTARTLGFDGLVVNSLDATSSRDVLLEYASDLTLCMNSISRVAEDLVLWSSTEFGYIELDDSYSSTSSAMPQKKNPDPLEMARAKAGSVIGDCVSLLAIVKSLPSGYDRDLQEFKQPLFRMSKTVLDTLRVLKGVVDTLQIRHERMEESCKNSYAIALDVAERLVSEQGIPFRAAHKIVGAVVNEAISKGHGSLRGLSEADIKTALLRARPKEEFDVARIHKVISEMTPEKSVRSKKSQGSPSPKEQAAMIDEVSEAQRKQRAALGSRISLLQEANANLEKIVAELTK; this comes from the coding sequence ATGATGTACCGCTCAAGGCCCAAGGGCGAACTTGACAGTGACGCGCTGGATTTTTTGTCATCAATGCAGGAAGATAAGGCGATTCTTGGTTACGACATCCTTGGGACAGAGGCGCACGTCTTGATGCTTCACAAGCAAAAGTACCTCACGGCAAAAGAATTGAAAGCAGTTCTCGCTGCGCTGGAGCTGGCCAAAAGCAAACCGCTGCTGATTAGAACCGAAGGCTTTGAGGACATCCATGAGGCTCTTGAGGGATTTGTGGCCACCGAGGCGGGCACCGAAGCAGGTGGCAAGATGCACACCGCAAGGTCGCGCAACGATCAGGTGGCACTTGATACAAGGATGAAAATCCGCGACGATATCAACTTGATTTCCAGCGCCCTTCTTGACCTTGTCGAGGTATTGATTCGGCGCGCAAAGCAAAACAAGTGTACGGTCATGCTCTTCTACACGCACCTGCAGCAGGCACAGATCGGCACCCTTTCGCACTATTTCCTTGCTTTCGCATATAGTCTGCTCAGGGACGTGGAGCGCCTTAGTGAGGCGTATAGGAGAGTAAACAGGTCGCCACTTGGCTCTTGCGCAATACTGGGAACGAGCATGAATATTGACCGGGAATTTACCGCCAGGACGCTCGGCTTTGATGGTCTTGTGGTAAACTCGCTTGATGCTACAAGTTCCCGGGATGTCCTGCTAGAGTACGCATCAGACTTGACACTTTGCATGAACTCGATTTCTCGCGTGGCAGAAGATCTTGTACTGTGGTCAAGCACGGAGTTCGGTTACATCGAGCTGGACGACAGCTATTCTTCCACCTCAAGCGCTATGCCTCAGAAAAAAAATCCCGACCCACTTGAAATGGCAAGAGCTAAGGCTGGTTCGGTAATCGGAGACTGCGTTTCCCTTCTGGCGATAGTAAAGTCTCTGCCGTCCGGCTACGACAGGGACTTGCAGGAATTCAAGCAGCCACTTTTCAGGATGAGCAAGACGGTCCTTGACACCCTCCGTGTATTGAAAGGAGTGGTAGATACCCTGCAGATCAGGCATGAAAGGATGGAAGAATCCTGCAAGAACAGCTATGCAATAGCCCTGGACGTCGCCGAGCGGCTCGTTTCCGAGCAGGGCATCCCTTTTCGCGCGGCTCACAAGATAGTTGGAGCTGTAGTCAATGAGGCGATCTCAAAGGGCCATGGCTCGCTCCGGGGGTTATCCGAGGCCGATATCAAGACTGCGCTATTGCGCGCCAGACCCAAGGAGGAATTCGATGTTGCAAGAATTCACAAGGTGATTTCAGAAATGACACCGGAAAAGTCTGTCAGGAGCAAAAAGTCTCAGGGGTCGCCGAGTCCAAAAGAGCAGGCAGCAATGATTGACGAGGTGTCTGAAGCTCAGAGAAAACAGAGAGCGGCACTGGGGTCCAGGATCTCCTTACTCCAAGAGGCCAACGCAAACCTAGAAAAAATTGTCGCAGAACTCACTAAATGA
- a CDS encoding Shedu anti-phage system protein SduA domain-containing protein, whose translation MLGFEIIRPLTYKSEIKIEPMLWKVEQKIFGFYDIDNLQNHWVILEAILDATFTNVTFVGPPPSGPVQIQFSSARFTDCKVRWNASSSNPFFKEIPFAWVIHYSIIRFANPILHAENDFYYALLRAFGKQVMRDEGRDILSGVTKDSLAKFYQKLLKQIESEYSQKIQLTTTDEEVFQTMLNKYSFILEPSARSIEIKLGLTGGTQKTDYVITMQDESIVFVELERPHDKLFVDGQPSARLKHARDSQVAQWKRLIPKMERFKGKQVRFLIVIGLASRLSAEEKRLLEEANRLSSDTKIVTYDMLLDNIGKMQLKLNQLF comes from the coding sequence ATGTTAGGATTTGAAATTATCCGACCTCTGACGTACAAATCCGAGATAAAAATAGAGCCGATGTTATGGAAGGTCGAGCAAAAGATCTTTGGATTCTATGATATCGACAATCTTCAAAATCACTGGGTTATTTTGGAGGCCATTCTAGATGCGACTTTCACGAATGTTACCTTCGTAGGACCGCCGCCTTCTGGACCGGTGCAAATCCAATTTAGCAGTGCACGATTTACAGATTGTAAGGTCCGCTGGAACGCCTCATCTTCAAATCCGTTCTTCAAAGAAATCCCGTTTGCTTGGGTCATTCATTATTCAATCATTCGCTTTGCCAATCCAATTCTGCATGCGGAAAATGACTTTTACTATGCGCTTTTGCGTGCATTCGGAAAACAGGTCATGCGAGATGAAGGACGAGATATACTATCAGGCGTCACCAAGGATTCCTTGGCAAAGTTCTATCAAAAACTGCTTAAACAGATAGAATCAGAATATTCACAGAAAATTCAACTCACAACAACCGACGAAGAGGTCTTCCAAACTATGCTAAACAAATACTCGTTTATCTTGGAACCATCAGCCCGGTCAATAGAAATCAAACTAGGATTAACCGGTGGCACTCAAAAAACTGATTATGTCATAACCATGCAGGATGAAAGCATAGTATTCGTGGAACTTGAACGACCGCATGATAAGCTTTTCGTAGATGGTCAACCATCCGCACGGTTGAAGCATGCGCGAGACAGTCAAGTCGCACAATGGAAACGACTTATTCCAAAAATGGAGAGATTTAAGGGCAAACAAGTTCGGTTCTTAATTGTAATAGGGCTGGCATCTAGACTCAGCGCTGAGGAAAAAAGACTGCTGGAAGAGGCAAACAGACTGAGCTCTGATACTAAAATTGTGACATACGATATGTTACTCGACAACATTGGCAAAATGCAGTTGAAACTCAACCAGCTATTCTAA
- a CDS encoding phage/plasmid primase, P4 family, whose translation MTSSLAGTYGPDSKGPPAEIESKDSLIATIAEELMQKYSFVTIRDNLELRYYKNGIYMEGAESEIHEYIVKRLGYRLKNRDRVEVIEHIRYRNVVDRSEFDTEIDLLNVKNGLLDINTGKLREHDPAYLSMSQIPARFNPKARCVRIGRFLNDVLEREKVPTAVMMFGYMLHRGVEYEKAFLLIGSGSNGKTTLINVIKAFFGLANCSSESLHSLVSDRFAAAELHNKYVNVFADLKSDRLPETGPFKMLTSGDIMSAQKKYGERFQFSNFAKMVFAANNPPDTQDGYAYYRRLVVLPFDRTFDVKTNLLAELTSEEELSGLLNLALAGWKLLRKVGKFPEESVEKIRQEYQYRANHVKRFVDDECIIDLNDRDCISTTDRIYTAYAEYCEKHRLRKLPLNTFGSSLHEFGIINERRMKNKQRDTYYVGIKLKADARESNGVLL comes from the coding sequence ATGACATCTAGCCTAGCAGGAACTTACGGTCCTGACTCAAAGGGGCCACCTGCGGAGATTGAGAGCAAAGACAGCCTGATTGCCACCATAGCCGAAGAGCTGATGCAAAAGTACAGTTTCGTAACAATCCGGGATAACCTAGAGCTCCGATATTACAAAAATGGCATTTACATGGAAGGTGCGGAATCAGAGATTCACGAGTATATTGTCAAAAGGCTAGGTTACCGCTTGAAGAACCGCGACAGGGTCGAGGTCATCGAACATATCCGATATCGAAATGTAGTCGACCGCTCGGAGTTTGACACAGAAATTGACCTTCTAAACGTCAAGAACGGCCTGCTTGACATCAATACCGGCAAGCTGCGGGAACACGATCCGGCCTACCTTTCAATGAGCCAAATTCCTGCGAGATTCAACCCAAAGGCCAGGTGTGTCCGAATCGGCAGGTTCCTGAATGACGTTCTAGAGCGCGAAAAGGTGCCGACAGCAGTAATGATGTTCGGCTACATGCTGCACCGAGGCGTAGAATATGAGAAGGCATTCTTGCTCATTGGCAGCGGTAGCAACGGCAAAACCACCCTGATCAATGTCATAAAGGCGTTCTTCGGCCTTGCTAACTGCAGCTCCGAAAGCCTTCACAGCCTGGTATCGGATAGGTTTGCAGCTGCTGAACTCCATAACAAATACGTCAATGTCTTTGCAGACCTGAAAAGCGACAGGCTGCCGGAAACGGGGCCGTTCAAGATGCTGACATCTGGCGATATAATGTCAGCGCAGAAGAAGTACGGCGAGCGTTTCCAGTTTAGCAACTTTGCAAAGATGGTCTTTGCTGCAAACAATCCACCCGATACTCAGGATGGTTATGCCTACTATCGAAGGCTGGTAGTACTACCATTTGACCGGACTTTCGATGTCAAAACAAACCTATTGGCAGAACTGACATCCGAGGAAGAGCTGTCAGGTCTTCTGAATTTGGCACTTGCAGGATGGAAACTACTCCGAAAGGTAGGCAAGTTTCCAGAAGAGTCGGTCGAGAAGATACGGCAGGAGTACCAATACAGGGCCAATCATGTCAAGCGGTTTGTCGATGATGAATGCATAATTGACCTAAACGACAGAGATTGCATTTCCACCACAGATAGAATCTACACGGCTTATGCGGAATATTGCGAGAAACACAGGTTAAGGAAGCTGCCATTAAACACGTTCGGAAGCAGCCTACATGAATTTGGAATAATCAACGAACGGCGGATGAAAAACAAGCAGCGGGACACATACTATGTCGGCATCAAGCTCAAGGCAGACGCTAGAGAATCCAATGGGGTGCTTTTGTAG
- a CDS encoding helix-turn-helix domain-containing protein, protein MIGENPHDWPSEKDKRELSKCGGSFGSLALVPSAAESRKKHTLRKIGQTLLIYGQLNTQALKEKSGLSSNAINRGLKQMRDMGLVEIQRRPYNANNEKIYSLKKERATFYVYYLYNYKRMNDEAKKNSYDHYWAKLRITNLSGVEDDGLLFFSREECIRHFGPSFAEPRLIRSGSILKDDFISVPMRKIRATLNNSQIKNIENEIIDRAHKRWICTECTERITSKLEIELQVAKRASDERRLIRRKILLVLTDIVGLEDNMLECQTCHHQWPSTEQPKVILERRFENGQPKLLKKRKSRLGTAQMRSDFGL, encoded by the coding sequence GTGATTGGAGAAAACCCGCACGATTGGCCGTCAGAAAAAGACAAGCGGGAGCTGTCAAAATGCGGCGGGAGCTTTGGAAGTCTTGCCTTAGTGCCTTCTGCGGCCGAAAGTCGGAAGAAACATACGTTAAGGAAAATAGGTCAAACTCTACTCATCTATGGTCAACTCAACACACAAGCATTGAAGGAAAAGTCGGGCCTATCTTCGAATGCTATTAACCGCGGGCTTAAGCAAATGCGAGACATGGGTCTTGTAGAAATTCAGCGGAGACCCTATAATGCGAACAATGAGAAAATATATAGCCTCAAAAAGGAGCGCGCTACATTCTACGTTTACTATCTATATAATTACAAGCGGATGAACGATGAAGCGAAGAAAAATAGTTATGACCATTATTGGGCCAAGCTAAGAATAACAAACCTTTCAGGTGTTGAGGACGATGGCCTACTGTTTTTCAGTCGAGAAGAATGCATCCGGCATTTTGGTCCAAGTTTTGCCGAACCTAGACTGATACGCTCAGGGAGTATACTGAAGGATGATTTCATTAGTGTCCCAATGAGGAAAATTCGGGCTACTTTGAATAACTCCCAAATTAAGAATATTGAGAACGAAATAATTGACCGTGCGCATAAGCGGTGGATTTGTACTGAATGCACCGAGCGAATCACTTCAAAATTAGAGATAGAATTACAGGTGGCAAAAAGAGCGAGCGATGAGAGGCGGCTAATCCGACGAAAAATATTGCTTGTTTTGACGGATATCGTAGGTCTTGAAGATAATATGTTGGAATGTCAAACCTGTCACCACCAGTGGCCAAGTACCGAACAGCCAAAGGTGATATTGGAGAGAAGATTTGAGAACGGCCAGCCGAAACTACTAAAGAAGAGAAAAAGCAGGTTAGGTACTGCTCAAATGCGCTCTGACTTTGGCTTGTAA
- a CDS encoding tyrosine-type recombinase/integrase, with protein MVVRAFGQQVQVKIYGKDAVERFNRSKYVQKYVARKAVTNENSATTYRSYLMNFASFAFTKYSVSDLDAFIDEIKQAKHNPYDVLADLAAYLKNERGDQVSGNTIRLITVVTRKFMRFCGIAIDLEDFKEFVALPRKEMPDLDAIDKHDVIEILNSCKDARLKTFLMFLAATGARAYEASSIRIQDLRLDEKDPVVIFRSESTKTKVKRTCYLTSELATQLRLWLKIKYKAHRSTLTDSDGNESQHFVTPRANPEDVVFGMWHADGTNPEPKHIYDKMRENFAWMLEDIGKVKQLGDSKRRAITLHSFRRFVKTTISNLGYQDFGEYFIGHASSTYWRTSEKEKLVIFRKIEPFLTYLDVSSLEARGADIQSQVEQERERNIELQHQLGTLLEILATPNEVERQRKLTEAARDWIQKGVYKPKSERI; from the coding sequence ATGGTTGTTCGAGCGTTCGGCCAGCAGGTGCAAGTCAAAATCTACGGAAAAGACGCGGTCGAGCGGTTTAACCGGAGCAAGTATGTTCAAAAGTACGTAGCACGAAAAGCAGTCACTAACGAAAACAGCGCAACGACGTACAGGTCTTACCTCATGAACTTTGCAAGCTTTGCATTTACAAAATACAGCGTTTCAGACCTTGATGCGTTTATAGACGAAATCAAGCAGGCCAAGCATAACCCGTACGATGTTCTTGCAGACCTTGCTGCATATCTAAAGAACGAAAGGGGCGACCAGGTCTCAGGTAACACGATTAGGCTAATCACGGTAGTAACTAGGAAATTCATGCGCTTTTGCGGCATCGCCATTGACCTTGAGGACTTTAAGGAGTTTGTCGCCCTGCCGAGAAAGGAGATGCCAGACCTTGACGCCATAGACAAGCACGACGTTATCGAAATACTCAACTCCTGCAAGGACGCCAGGCTCAAGACTTTTTTGATGTTCCTTGCGGCCACCGGGGCGCGAGCCTATGAAGCTAGCAGCATAAGGATCCAAGACCTTAGACTCGACGAAAAAGACCCGGTAGTCATATTCCGCTCGGAATCAACCAAGACCAAGGTAAAGCGCACCTGCTATCTGACTTCTGAATTAGCAACTCAGTTAAGGCTCTGGCTCAAAATAAAATACAAGGCTCACAGGTCCACACTGACCGATTCTGACGGAAATGAAAGCCAGCACTTTGTAACGCCCAGGGCTAATCCGGAAGATGTCGTATTCGGAATGTGGCACGCGGACGGCACCAATCCTGAGCCTAAGCATATCTATGACAAGATGCGGGAAAACTTCGCATGGATGCTTGAGGACATCGGGAAGGTCAAGCAGCTTGGAGACAGCAAAAGGCGGGCAATAACCCTGCACTCATTTCGCAGGTTCGTAAAGACCACGATTTCAAACCTCGGATACCAAGATTTTGGTGAATATTTCATAGGCCACGCTTCTAGTACATACTGGAGAACGTCTGAAAAGGAAAAGCTTGTGATTTTTAGAAAGATAGAGCCTTTTTTGACTTACTTGGACGTTTCAAGCCTAGAGGCCAGAGGCGCGGACATACAGAGCCAAGTTGAGCAGGAAAGAGAACGCAATATCGAGTTGCAACATCAGCTCGGAACTTTGCTTGAAATTCTAGCAACTCCTAACGAGGTCGAACGACAGAGAAAATTGACGGAGGCCGCAAGAGATTGGATTCAAAAAGGAGTTTACAAGCCAAAGTCAGAGCGCATTTGA
- a CDS encoding iron-sulfur cluster assembly protein codes for MSTQEQELQQIRRKIFDELTKIVDPEIGVSIMELELVDKVDINNDKVNVDLHLTSPFCPAVFGFKIAQDVRDNIYRLPKISEVKVNVSNHFMADAINKQVNESKYPTKTQ; via the coding sequence ATGAGCACCCAAGAGCAGGAATTGCAGCAGATCCGTCGCAAGATCTTTGACGAGCTAACAAAGATCGTCGACCCGGAAATCGGTGTCTCTATCATGGAGCTGGAACTGGTTGACAAAGTTGACATCAATAATGACAAGGTAAATGTCGACCTTCACCTGACAAGCCCTTTTTGTCCTGCCGTTTTTGGATTCAAGATTGCCCAAGACGTGAGGGACAACATTTACAGATTGCCCAAGATCTCGGAAGTCAAAGTCAACGTCAGCAATCACTTCATGGCTGACGCGATTAACAAGCAAGTAAACGAAAGCAAGTATCCGACAAAAACACAGTAG
- a CDS encoding succinate dehydrogenase iron-sulfur subunit gives MEQVKVAEQSDAKHTEKAHKQEKETLRSSVTLRVFRANRKTSEHAHFDTIEVPVQRWTTVLDALLYAKSYKDSSIGIRYSCRMASCGSCGMKINGIPRLACYTKVSELSGSSITIEPLSNFPHIRDLVTDFTQFFKHHHDVKPYILGDDPVAPANSGQGAEGETYTENIQTPEDVDKYLQFSYCIKCGLCYSACPTVATDTKFPGPQALAQAYRYTADTRDADTKSRLNVLDDRHGIWRCHFAGSCSSVCPKGVDPALGIQLLRGHLLGFSKNENRVAEKKRKTLDLL, from the coding sequence ATGGAACAGGTTAAAGTCGCGGAACAGTCAGATGCAAAGCACACCGAAAAGGCTCACAAGCAGGAAAAGGAAACCCTGCGATCCTCCGTCACGCTGCGCGTTTTTAGGGCAAACAGAAAGACATCAGAGCATGCGCACTTTGACACCATTGAAGTCCCGGTCCAGCGCTGGACTACGGTGCTTGATGCACTTCTCTATGCCAAGTCATACAAGGATTCGAGCATTGGGATAAGGTACTCCTGCAGGATGGCGTCGTGCGGCTCATGCGGGATGAAGATAAATGGAATTCCACGACTTGCATGCTACACCAAGGTTTCGGAACTTTCGGGGAGCTCGATAACCATTGAGCCGCTTTCCAACTTTCCGCACATCCGCGACCTTGTCACTGACTTTACGCAGTTCTTCAAGCACCATCACGATGTCAAGCCCTACATACTAGGAGACGACCCCGTAGCCCCGGCGAATTCAGGGCAGGGGGCGGAGGGTGAGACATACACTGAGAATATCCAGACGCCGGAAGACGTCGACAAGTATCTTCAGTTTTCATACTGCATAAAATGCGGTTTGTGTTATTCGGCGTGCCCTACAGTTGCAACCGACACCAAGTTCCCCGGCCCTCAGGCGCTGGCCCAAGCGTACCGCTACACGGCGGATACGAGGGACGCGGACACAAAAAGCAGGCTAAACGTTCTAGACGACCGCCACGGTATCTGGCGATGTCATTTCGCGGGATCATGCAGTTCCGTATGCCCCAAGGGCGTGGATCCGGCGCTTGGGATCCAGCTTTTGAGAGGACACCTGCTAGGATTCTCTAAGAATGAAAATAGGGTCGCCGAGAAGAAAAGGAAAACACTTGACCTGCTCTAA
- a CDS encoding succinate dehydrogenase: protein MRESQIMKIHYITGIAALFVVAVHIMMRLIMPFGLSLGYNNVIANYSNMPYAILLESILVLIAIHGFNGLRIILLELRQNKHWEDAVTAGTIAGAMGIIGFGTRTILVANGLGMQ, encoded by the coding sequence GTGAGAGAGAGCCAGATAATGAAAATACACTACATAACGGGAATTGCGGCACTGTTTGTGGTAGCAGTGCACATCATGATGAGGCTTATAATGCCATTTGGACTTAGCCTCGGTTACAATAACGTTATAGCAAACTACAGCAACATGCCTTACGCCATACTGTTAGAATCAATTCTCGTGCTGATCGCAATACACGGTTTCAACGGGCTGCGGATCATACTCCTTGAGCTCAGGCAAAACAAGCATTGGGAGGATGCGGTAACGGCCGGTACTATAGCAGGAGCGATGGGCATTATTGGCTTCGGCACCAGAACAATCTTGGTGGCAAACGGTCTTGGGATGCAATAA
- a CDS encoding succinate dehydrogenase has translation MTSLEDRNNREGLRAWLNPSRYGWERISYWLQRLTGVGLLGYFIGHIYETSSLTRGPDAWQAMLSLTQTPLGHMILILVIGMSTYHSVNGIRLIFAHGGKGLGKPGRPDYPYDAVSLNYRQRSGIWVALILAAVAMLYGAMVLFGED, from the coding sequence ATGACATCACTTGAAGACCGCAATAACAGGGAAGGGCTCAGGGCATGGTTGAATCCGTCGCGATACGGCTGGGAGAGGATATCCTACTGGCTGCAGAGGCTTACCGGCGTCGGCCTGCTCGGATATTTTATCGGTCATATTTATGAGACAAGCTCATTGACCCGCGGACCGGATGCATGGCAGGCCATGCTGTCGCTGACCCAGACGCCGCTTGGGCACATGATCCTCATTCTGGTAATCGGCATGAGCACTTACCACTCGGTCAACGGAATCAGGTTGATTTTCGCCCATGGTGGAAAGGGCCTCGGTAAGCCGGGACGGCCGGATTATCCCTATGACGCTGTTTCGCTGAATTACAGGCAGAGATCGGGGATCTGGGTTGCGCTGATACTTGCTGCCGTTGCAATGCTCTACGGGGCCATGGTGCTGTTCGGGGAGGATTAG